The Setaria viridis chromosome 9, Setaria_viridis_v4.0, whole genome shotgun sequence sequence aaatacaTATGTGCTGGTGGCTTTGAACACGCTGGTCCTAGGAACCCttatgctggcgggtggcaaTAATGCAGCTTGCAACGTGTTTCTGGTGTGTTTGAGACTCTGAGTTATACCCATGAACTGTACTATGCCTGCCTGAACGAGATTTTTCAGCAACTTGTGCTTTTTAAAAAGAACGATTGCGATCATTCGTATGTCCTATCTGGACAAAGTGGACACAAAATGTATAATTAATTAGTCGGTCTGGCCGGGCCACTGCTGTGATGAGCCAAATCCATGGTCGTTGATTGGTATTTGTAGCCAAGCCGAAGGTGACCAAGCATAGCTAGTTGCATTTGCGTGAGCAATATCCGGCATGAATTATGCCTGCATGGATGAACTACCAGCTATCGAGACAATACTCCGACACCAGAGTTCTGTCCAAGACGAACTAGTTCCAATAGCGTTGCATCTGTGTGTCTCCTCCACAATACGTGACAACCAGATGATCCAATTCCCTGACCGCAAGCTGTCATTACATGCTTCAGCTTGCTGTGATCCCTGGCTCATTGTCCAATTTTCAAACTCCAGGAGATGGTCGAGCCTGCTATTTCTGCTGTCGCTGGGAGCATCAAGGATCTTGCTGTCCAGGAGACCACACTGCTGTGCGGAGTCATTGGTGAAGCCGGGTTCTTGAAAGATGAGCTGCAGCGTCTACATGGCTTCCTCAAAGATGCCGACACCAAGCGGAGATCAGGGAATTCAAATGCCACTATCTGCATTGGGCAAATCAGGGATGCCACATATGAAGCTGAGAATGTCCTCCAAGTTGTGGACTACATGAAGAAGAGAAACATGCTCAAGAAGGGATTTGTCGGTGCCATTTCAAGGTATGCTCGCTTACCAAGCGATTTGATCACTCTTCATAAAGTTGGTAATGAAATTCAACGTATAAGAAGGAGGGTTAGGGAGATATTTGAAAGTGCAAGAGATTTGGAATTCCTTTATCGGGGTAATACAGAGTTAGGCAATTTTCATGTTGATGATGAGTCCCTGCAAGATCACGGTCTTGTGCTCCAAAATTTTGAAGCTGTTACTGTTATCGGTTTTGACAAtgagcaaaaagaaatagttgaAAAATTAACTGAAAAGGATAACAAGCTTAGTGTAGTCTCCATTGTTGGCATGGGTGGAGCAGGAAAAACTACACTTGCTAGAAAAATCTGCACTTCAGATAAAATAAAACAATATTTCGACGCAATTGCTTGGGTTACTGTATCTCAAAAGTTTGAGGTTGTTGATTTATTGAAGGATATTATGAAACAAATCTTTGGGGGCAGAGATGATGGTAGAGAAGTTGGTCAAATGGGAGAGATAGATTTGGGAAAGAAGATACAAGCCTTCTTTGCAGAAAAAAGATATTTAGTTGTGCTTGATGATGTGTGGACAGCAAATACATGGAACCAAATAAATACAATGGTCAAAGTATTTCCAGACGCAAATAATGGCAGTAGAGTAATGTTAACCACCCGTAAGATTGATGTCGCTTATCATATTACAATGCAAACCTATGTTCACGAACTGAAGCTCTTGGATGGTGAAAAGAGTTGGGAACTTTTTAGTATGAAAGCTTTACCACCATATAGAAGGTCCTTGATACAGAACATTGATGAGTTTGAAGAGATAGGGAGAAAGCTTGCACGGAAATGTAAAGGACTACCACTTGCACTAGCTGTTTTGGGGGGCTATCTATCGAGGAATTTAAATCTAGATGCATGGTCGGATATACTACAGGGTTGGACGTCAACTGAAAATGGGCAGATGATGGGAGCCATACTAGCTCGAAGTTATAGTGACTTGCCAAATCATTATATAAAATCTTGTTTCCTCTATCTTGCTGTCTTCCCTGAGGATTACTCCATATTTGTATCGGATCTTATCAAATTATGGATAGCGGAAGGCTTCATTCCACCTATAACAAGGCACACACGGGAACAAACAGCACGTATGTACGTAAGTGATCTGGCTCAAAGATGTTTGGTTCAAGTGGTTAGTCGAAGCAAGGCCCACGGATGGATTGAAGAAATAAGGATTCATGATATTTTACGTGACTGGTGTGTTGAAGAAGCGAGATATGCTGGTCTTGTTGATGTCATCGACAACACTATAGGTCAGGTTTCCTCTCCACTCTTTGTGAATACAGTACTTTCACTTTGTAAGTACTTTGTAGCTTTTGGCCCTTACTTACACCTGCCATATACTCCGAAAATTGCAGGCCATGTTGGTGAATCTTCGTCCAATACCATGGTCTCCTATCGTTCATCTTTTCAAAACTTCTGTGATGGTAACATGTTCACAGCAACACCTAATCTCCGAACTCTGTTTGGCTTTGAACTTTCATCATTCTCCCTACCCAAGCTGAGATTCCTCAGAGTTCTCCATGTGGAAAAGTCGATCCTAATTAATTTTGGCAGGGTTATCAGTGGGTGCATTCACCTAAGATATCTCGGGTTGAGAGGGTGTCAGCAGGCTACGCTACCTTCTTCAATTGGACAATTGCTTTACTTGCAAACTATAGACCTGAGAGAAACGAGCTTGGAATCAGCAATACCAAACTCTTTATGGGACATCCCTACTCTAAGGCATGTTTACCTTCATAGCACATTGTTTTCAGCTCCGAGGAATTGTCCACAGAAAGAGCTCCAGTCCTTACATTTGCATCTCCCATACGAGGGGAACAGTAAGTTATTGCGGCGTGGGTACATGGTGGCCTTTTTGGGCCAAATGACCCAACTAACTACTCTCGTATTGTCGGCGGAGTCCATGCCCCAAGAGATGATTCATTTACTGGCAAACATGAATGTTCTAGTTGAGGTTACCCTTGGTGTGTTCACGTTGCTCGATAAGTTGCCTGATAGCCAGCTTCTCCCGCAAGACCTACGGAGGCTTGATTTATTGGCCGATACCATTAAAGAAGACCCGATGCCAATCCTGGAGAAGCTTCCCTGCCTGGTGGTGGTCAAGTTATGGGGGTACCAAGGGCGAACCATGTTATGCTCTGCCAAAGGGTTCCCACGGCTGCAAGAGTTGATCCTTAGTTTTTCTTCCATTGACGAGTGGAGGTTGGAGGTCGAGACAATGCCAAAGCTCTCACGCCTGATGCTTTATAATTGTAACATGAAGAAGCTCCCGGAGGGGCTTCTGCACCTGCCGTCCCTCAAGGAGCTTGAGCTGCGGGGAATGGGCTCCCAGAATTATGAAGATGACGTCACTCGGAAGAAGCTGGATGGGAGAGGATGCAAGGTAGGTGATTGATTTTCCTCCCCTCTTGCCCATAATTACCCTTGTTCTGTATTGATCTTTATAAACAGCAATGGATATTGCCCTTCAACTTTCTCTCGCTCTTAGTGCCTTTGTTCTGGAATAAAATTATGGGTGCAAATGTTTTGTTGTAGGCACGTACGCATAGATCATTTCTTATCGTTCTTATATCGCTGGACTAGAGTAATTGGATCCCTAGCTAACAGCAAGACAATTTACTGTGCAATTTGCAGGTGACGGTTGCTGAATTCTGAAGATGACGTCACTTGGAAAGGGGTGGAAGGGAAAGGATGCAAGGTAGGTCACTGATTTCCCTCCCCTCTCGCCCTTAGTTGTCATTTTAATCTTTAAACAGCAGTGGATATCGCCCTtaaattctctctctctctctgcacaCTTAGTGCCCTGTTTTGGAATAAATGATAATGGCTGCGGAGTGAAGTAGTGAACTGGTTGGGCAAATGTTTTGTTGCAGTACGCTCCTAGCATAGACCATTTTTATTACTTTCAACGAattactccatccatcccacaaagagtgtccctttatttttatcctaagtcaaactatcttatatttaatcaaatttataaaaaaataaatcaatacttttgatgtctagcaagtttcattagatttattatgaaatatattttcatagcacaCCTAGTTAgtattataaatattgatactcttcattgtaaacttgatcaaagttaAAATAGTTTGATTTAGAACAAATCTAAAGGGATACTCTTTgcgggacggagagagtagatGAGTAGCTCGATCCTAACTAACTAGCAGACAATTAATTGTGTGCATTTTGCAGGTGTCTCGTCGTTAATGCTGTCTTTGACTGGTGCTTCGTCGTCGCATGCCGCACGCGCGCATGTGAGGAGAATGTAAATTGCAATGTATTTGTGTTGCTCTCTCTTCAGTATTTCTGGTGTGTTAATGTTACACCTATCAACTGTATGTACTCTGTTTCCTGACATGAGATTTCAGCAAGCAAACTTGTGCTTCTGAGAAGAACACGGTTGTGATCATCTGTATTTCCTATCTGGACAGTGGCTTGGCTTGTACGTTTTATAAGTGTGGAGAGGTTTGGTTGGCTTTCTCTTACTTATTGGCTTTCTCTTGCCAATAATCAAATTAAGGTTCTAGGGAGAAAAAAATTCAGCGGCGCCACGTAACATGCGCACTATCTTCCGCCTGCTGCTTTGGCCGGCGCCCACTGTTCACTTCTGCTTGTTGCAGCTGTTTGGCTGCAGCTGTACAGCCAACCAACAAGCAGCAACAGTACATTTTTTCGAACAGCCTCATCTCATCTGTGGCCGCCACCTCTTCCTCAACAAGTTGCCGATGGCGGACGCAGGAATTTAAGGTTGGTGTACATGAGCGAACCAAACAGTCGTAGCATATGTATGAAAACAAAGGGTATGTAGTACGTTACAAATAGTTGCTTAATCCATTATCCATACAATATCTTGAAACtacaaaataataaataaaaattacaaATTAACTCGACGAGGGGCTTTTGGAAACGAGATAATGCCTTCATCAGCAACATGTAGGAAAAAATTCATTCTCAATAAATTTAACCAAGCAATCATTCAAGTATTGTTCTCCCATGTTGTTTCTTACCTTATTCTTCACAAAATTCATAGCTGAAAATGCTCTTTCAACACTTTCTGTTGCCACCGATAGCAGCAACACTAATTTCAGAAGCTTGTAGACAAATGAGTGTCTAGAATGCATATCCGTTTCAATAAGTAAAACTGAAAGCTCCCCAGTATTCTTCAGCGTACTAAATCTTTCATCACTACGAACATCAATAATGAATCTACCAAGTTGAAAGGATAAATGCTTCAAGTAGAAGTTTTTGGATAAAATTTAGCAAGTTTTATCAAGTTCTCCTTGTCAAAAGCAGCAAATGAATCCTTAGGATTGAATGATGCATGCCTATTTGCCCAACAGCAAGCGGCGGCCAGCGCCCGGTGGCTCGGCTCCCCTCGTGCCGACGAGGATTCGAGGAATTGGCAAGACTCCAAATCCTTGCTTCAGTTGGATAAAGGGGAAGAGAAAAATCCATTGGGAATCTCGAGCCTGATTGGTTGCTGGCTAAAACTATTTTGGTAAAAAAATTGCCAATGTTTTGGTAGGATGAATGAAAGAAGTTGTCAAATTTTAGTAACAAACCaaattttgataaaaaaaattagcttGCCAAAACTATAGCATGCTAAAATTTTGGCAACAAAACCATTCAAGCTCCTCGATTTCGATCTGCGTGAGAACTCATCGAAGAGCaacgagagggagagagagcagCAGAACCTGCTCTGGCTGTTGCCCTTGGGGCGTGTGGGCCTGCCGGAGTGGCTGCGGGTGCTGTTTCGGCCTCTTGGGCCAGCCCAATacgggagggagggggaaatAGCAGGCTGTTTTGCTTGTTTGGGCTCCAATATGCACAGTTTGGCCTGTTACTTGTATACATGTATGTACACATATCCTGgtatttttcttgcaaaattaTTGGGCACCCAGGTCCATATGCTGTGTCCGCCCCTGACAGCAAGGCGAGCTCGCGGCCGCTGGCGGCCACGGTCATCGTCTCCAGGCCCCGGGCGCCcgcgagcagcagcggcgccagGTGGTAGCACGCGGCGAATCCGACGAACGCCGCCTCGCGGAGGTGCGGCAGAGGGAGCCTTTCGTTCCTCCAGCTCGCCGGCTTGTGACGCGTCATTGCTCTTAAATGATCGCCAGCTCAACAGCGAAATCGTTCTCGCCGCGTCACGCGTCTCACTGCTCTTAAATGATCGTAATCCCTAAGTAATAAGTGAATGAAAGCTCCGGCATCTTCccccaaataaaaaaaaagaatggcgCGGCGCACCTTTTCGACAAGCCGAACACGAGATCCGCCATTGAGCTCGTGCAGCTCCGGGCCGCTCGTAACGATGAACACCAGCTCTTCCTGCGACGACGCCTGGATGGATGGTGGCTGTACGTCCTGCCAGCGCTGTCGTGCATGCAGCGGTGCAGGTGCAGCCATGTTGAACTCTAATTAAATTCGAATTATACTAGAATTTAATCCAAAACATTTCCTCAAAAAACCCCAGAAACAAACAACCCTATAATCCTAACCTTTTGAACTcccttcaaatttgaataaataTAAACGCCTCTCAAAATACCAAATATCAAACTCCCCAAAATTGAATTCCGAAGAAATACTGTTGGCAGCAGGTGGAGAGAAAGTATTTCGAATTTGAACAAAGCCAAAAGTCTTTCAAATGAATATCAAGCCAATTCCTAAACCTAAACTTCAGGTTGGGCCGAATTCTTCAAGCCAGCCCACCACctctcttctctttctttcttttattaatCTGGCCTATCTTTTTGGCCCGCTCGAGCTGAGCCGGCCTGCTCAATCTCCTAGCCCAACTCCATGTCCCCATGGCCCGCTAGCCCATCTAGGCCCAACTTGACCCATCCACCAGCCTGTTCTCCCCCAGCTCACCTCCTACGGTCCTACGGTTTGGGGTCCAGGTTCAGTTGATCCAGCAACCAGCATGACACAATTCATTGTAAGATGAGATGATCCTTTTGTACTGTTTGGTTTGCAGAGTCGGGTGGGCTGAGAAAATCCATGACCATGAGAGCGTGCGGTCGCTTGCGGTGTCGTCGAGGATGAACCCAAACACGCCATTAATTTGCGAGAGGACAATAATGCAGTGCAGGTTGCTCCAAGTTTAGGCCGCGGGACAAGCGCTGCAAGATGGGCTGGCAGCGACCAACTGCGAGCATGATTTCAGCCTCCTTGATTGACTTCCGCATGTCATTTATCGCATAGGAGGAGGAATGCAGATCTTGCAGGCCGCCAGTCCGCCCTTCCCTTCCACAGCCTCAACTGCATTCCATCGCCCATTTCTGACCAAGCCTTCAGACACTCTGAGAGCAGAGAGAGTGCGCAATGGTTGAGCCTAATGTTTCTGCCATGGTTGGGAGCATCAGCAACCTTGCTTTTCAGGAGACCAAACTGTTGTGTGGAGTCATTAGTGAAGCTGGGATGAGCTGCAGCGGCTGCAGAGCTTCCTCAAAGATGCCGACGTACACCAATCGGAGATCAGGGAACGAAAGTGCCGCTGTTTGGGTTAGACAGATCAGGGATGCAGCTGAAAATGTCGTCCAAGTTGTGGACTACATGGAGAAGCGAAACAGGCGCTCAAGAAGGGCTTTGTCGGTGCAGTTTCAAGATAAAGTTGGTAATGAAATTCAGCGTATAAGAAGGAAGCTTAGAGAGATATCTGAAAGTGCGCGCAAACCGTTTGAAGATTCTTGATTTGGGAAGCACTGAGCTAGAGAAGAGCCATGTCGGGGATATAATTAAAAAGCCCTTGATACATAACATTGAcgagtttgaaaaactagggaAAAAGCTTGCAAGGAAATGTAAGGGATTACCACTTGCACTAGCTGTTCTGGGGGCTATCTATCAAAAAATTTTAACTCTAGAAGCATGGTCAGATATACTACAGGACTAGGCATCAACTGAACATGGACACATGATGGGAAACATACTAGCTCCAAGTTACAATGACTTGCCAGATCATCATCTCAAGTCTTGCTTCCTCTATCTTGCTATCTTCCCTGAGGATTACTCCATATCCATATTGGATCCTATTGAATTACGGATAGCAGAAGGCTTCATTCCACGTACAACGAAGCACAAGTTGGAAAAAGTAGCACATAAGTACGTAACCGAGCTGGCTCAAAGAAGCTTAGTACAAATTGTTAGCATAAGCGAGGTGCATATGGGTGGAGCGAACAAATAAGGATCCATGATATTTTACGTGATTGGTGCatagaagaagcaagatatgCTTCCTCTCCATTCTCTGTACACGGTTCGTTCATTTTGGAAGTACTTCATAACTGTTGGCTCCTTAGTGACCTATCATGCACTCCAAAAAATTGCAGGTCATGTTGGCGAATACCATGGTATCCTATCGCTCTTCTTTGCAAGACTACCTTGATGGTATAGCATGTTCCCAGTAATGCCGAACCTCCAGGCTTTGATTGGCTTTGAACTTTCATCATTCTGTCTACCTAAGCTAAGGTATGTAAGAGTGCTCCATGTAGAAAACACGAGCCTGACGAATTTCTCTAGGGCAATCAGTGTGTGCATTCACTTAAGATATCTCATGCTCAGAAAGTGTGGGCAGGTCACGCTCCCTTCTTCAACTGGACAATTCCTTCACTTGCAAACTATAGACCTGAACAACATAGAATTGAATTCGGTGGTGCCAAACTCTATATGGGACACTACAACTCTAAGGCACGTTTACCTTGAAAGGGGATTTTCTGCACCGAGGAATCGACCACAAAAGCAGCTCCAGTCCTTGTACTTATCTGTCCCAGATGAGGACAGTAAGTATTTCCAGAGTAAGAACATGGTGGCCTTTTTAGCCAAATGACCCAACCAACTACTCTCTCCTTGGATGTTGAAAACCTATACTACCCGCAAAGATGATTCATATACTAACAAACTAAGATGACCTTTCTGGTTGAGGTTTACCTTAATA is a genomic window containing:
- the LOC117835680 gene encoding putative disease resistance protein At1g50180 translates to MVEPAISAVAGSIKDLAVQETTLLCGVIGEAGFLKDELQRLHGFLKDADTKRRSGNSNATICIGQIRDATYEAENVLQVVDYMKKRNMLKKGFVGAISRYARLPSDLITLHKVGNEIQRIRRRVREIFESARDLEFLYRGNTELGNFHVDDESLQDHGLVLQNFEAVTVIGFDNEQKEIVEKLTEKDNKLSVVSIVGMGGAGKTTLARKICTSDKIKQYFDAIAWVTVSQKFEVVDLLKDIMKQIFGGRDDGREVGQMGEIDLGKKIQAFFAEKRYLVVLDDVWTANTWNQINTMVKVFPDANNGSRVMLTTRKIDVAYHITMQTYVHELKLLDGEKSWELFSMKALPPYRRSLIQNIDEFEEIGRKLARKCKGLPLALAVLGGYLSRNLNLDAWSDILQGWTSTENGQMMGAILARSYSDLPNHYIKSCFLYLAVFPEDYSIFVSDLIKLWIAEGFIPPITRHTREQTARMYVSDLAQRCLVQVVSRSKAHGWIEEIRIHDILRDWCVEEARYAGLVDVIDNTIGHVGESSSNTMVSYRSSFQNFCDGNMFTATPNLRTLFGFELSSFSLPKLRFLRVLHVEKSILINFGRVISGCIHLRYLGLRGCQQATLPSSIGQLLYLQTIDLRETSLESAIPNSLWDIPTLRHVYLHSTLFSAPRNCPQKELQSLHLHLPYEGNSKLLRRGYMVAFLGQMTQLTTLVLSAESMPQEMIHLLANMNVLVEVTLGVFTLLDKLPDSQLLPQDLRRLDLLADTIKEDPMPILEKLPCLVVVKLWGYQGRTMLCSAKGFPRLQELILSFSSIDEWRLEVETMPKLSRLMLYNCNMKKLPEGLLHLPSLKELELRGMGSQNYEDDVTRKKLDGRGCKVGD